One part of the Arthrobacter sp. EM1 genome encodes these proteins:
- the aroA gene encoding 3-phosphoshikimate 1-carboxyvinyltransferase, whose amino-acid sequence MTGTTPTAAAHPLPANAAALWPAPFAGHPVDATVTVPGSKSLTNRYLVLAALADGPSRLRAPLHSRDSALMIAALRQLGARITEVPGDGDFGPDLAITPISQAAAGGTGVVDCGLAGTVMRFVPPLAALRPGLTLFDGDPHARERPMGPIIEALTGLGVRVSAPDGGPASSLPFTVDGAAAVRGGHLVIDASASSQFVSALLLAGSRFVDGLHLEHQSHEHPGMPVPSLDHITMTVAVLRGAGVAVDDSRPNHWVVSPGPIRAFDVRIEQDLSNAGPFLAAALATRGTVRIPNWPAPTTQVGDMWRSVLAEMGATVSLTDGTLTVTGGPELTGGNFHETSELAPTVAALCALASGPSRLSGIAHLRGHETDRLAALVAEINRLGGDAEETSDGLIIRPAPLHGGVVRSYADHRMATAGAILGLAVAGVVVEDIGTTAKTMPDFPQLWESMLGLSAGNTPPAGASPAEKDAFGGTQH is encoded by the coding sequence ATGACCGGCACCACCCCCACAGCAGCCGCACACCCCCTGCCGGCGAACGCTGCCGCCCTCTGGCCGGCGCCCTTCGCCGGACACCCGGTGGACGCAACAGTCACCGTTCCGGGGTCCAAGTCCCTGACCAACCGCTATCTCGTGCTGGCCGCCCTCGCGGACGGGCCCTCACGGCTCCGGGCTCCGCTGCACTCCCGGGACTCCGCCCTGATGATCGCGGCGCTGCGGCAACTCGGGGCCCGGATCACGGAAGTGCCCGGCGACGGCGATTTCGGCCCGGACCTGGCCATCACGCCCATCAGCCAGGCGGCAGCCGGGGGGACGGGAGTGGTGGACTGCGGGCTGGCGGGGACGGTTATGCGGTTCGTGCCGCCCCTCGCGGCCCTGCGCCCGGGGCTGACGCTGTTCGACGGAGATCCGCACGCGCGCGAGCGCCCAATGGGCCCCATCATCGAAGCCCTCACCGGGCTGGGCGTCAGGGTCAGCGCGCCCGACGGAGGCCCGGCATCCTCGCTGCCGTTCACCGTCGACGGCGCGGCCGCCGTGCGCGGCGGCCACCTCGTTATTGACGCCAGCGCGTCCTCGCAGTTTGTGTCCGCACTGCTCCTGGCCGGGTCCCGGTTTGTGGACGGACTGCACCTCGAACACCAGAGCCACGAACACCCAGGGATGCCCGTTCCCAGCCTTGACCACATCACCATGACCGTCGCCGTGCTGCGCGGAGCCGGGGTAGCCGTTGACGATTCCCGCCCAAACCACTGGGTTGTCTCGCCCGGACCCATCCGGGCCTTTGACGTCAGGATCGAACAGGACCTTTCCAACGCCGGTCCGTTCCTGGCGGCGGCCCTGGCCACCCGAGGCACCGTCCGCATCCCGAACTGGCCGGCCCCGACGACGCAGGTCGGCGATATGTGGCGCAGCGTGCTAGCGGAGATGGGGGCCACCGTGTCGCTCACCGACGGTACCCTGACCGTCACCGGCGGCCCGGAGCTCACCGGCGGGAACTTTCACGAGACCAGCGAACTTGCCCCCACTGTCGCCGCACTCTGCGCGCTAGCCAGCGGTCCCTCCCGGCTCAGTGGCATCGCCCACCTCCGCGGGCACGAAACGGACCGGCTGGCCGCCCTTGTGGCGGAGATCAACCGGCTCGGCGGAGACGCGGAGGAGACCTCTGATGGCCTCATCATCCGGCCCGCCCCGCTGCACGGCGGCGTCGTCCGCAGCTACGCCGACCACCGTATGGCCACGGCCGGCGCCATCCTCGGCCTGGCCGTAGCGGGCGTCGTTGTCGAGGATATTGGGACCACGGCTAAGACCATGCCCGACTTCCCGCAACTGTGGGAGTCCATGCTTGGCCTCAGCGCAGGAAACACGCCTCCCGCAGGGGCCTCCCCGGCAGAGAAGGACGCCTTCGGTGGCACGCAGCACTGA